ACCATTTCTATTTTTAGTCTCTGGGACTTGAAGTCACCGACGGCTTCCAACCAGTACTAGTGTCCACGCAGCCCAACCCAGCACGCCCCCCTCTGTCAGAATTCTTTCTTCAGCTCGGGCCAGAACACCACTTGCTTCTGCAGCTCAACAATGATCGGATAGTTACACTGAGAGATTTCAAGCCTGTACGTAacagttcctctctctctctctcatgcaaaatattctatattttcatCTTGAAATTCTTGAACTATAAGTCACGCTGGATACAATCTTCTGTGTCTGAAATGTACTTTTCCTCTAATATTTTAGAATTGTTGAGTAacttaatcatttaaaaaggggTCAATCTCAACGTGAGATATTCAAATAGCTATATTAAGAAGCAGTATAAAAATGAGTTGACTGATATCCCTCAATCCATAGGCCCTGTTGGTGTCATTTGCTACACCTGGAGAGAAGACCGTAGCTGCTGTAATGTCGCCCAAGAATAAAACCGTGAGTTATTGTCAAATCCTACAGTCAAATTTTTAAATTATAACCGGTGCTTTCTTAGCAAACTACAGTATAATGATCAAATAGTTTGGTATAAACttatttgtctctttgtctgtaATTggaatgttgattttttttttttttttaaataaagataaaatgtgCTACCCTCGACATTACCAGCTTTTCTTCTGATTCAGGCTTGCAGTCTGAACCTCTTCAGTGCAGAAACTGGACGCAGACTTCTAGACACAACACTGATTTTTAATATGGATCCTTTTGGTGGGAAACCAGAGAAGGTGAGCTTAAATTTCTTCCCACTTGTTCTCCAGGCTGGTCAAGTCGGCAAGGCTCCGTCCATTTTCTCTACCCAccaataaatattatttaacatgatgggttttcctttgtttttcttccagctGTATGTGCAGGCATTCCTGAAGAAAGACGACTCTGTTGGCTACAGGGTCATGGTGCAGACGGAAGACCACACACTCACCTTCATACAACAGCCAGGTATGGATGTAGAAAATGGGAATCTTTGTTGGTTTGATATCTGGGGTATTTTAATCCAATGGTTACTGCCATGTGGTGTTTAGTAATTCTACCCCTGGGTGGCACCAACGTCTGAACATTTTACATTCCCTCATTTTTTTGATTCATGCAAACATTGGTCATTGGTTGTGTTTACTGTTGAGATTCCAACAGactcataatataataataataacatttagCTAAATTCCACTTGTGAACCATCGTAATTGCTGCCCACATCAGACATCCGTGTGGACCACAAACTGGCTCTCAGTTATCATAacaattattttcttgttttttccatgagggcaagggggggggggaggagtatGTCATATTTCAATAGACTGAAAGCACCACACAAACTGCATACTGTCACGGGGTGCGTAAAGTAGAATTAAAGATTATAGAACAATAATGAGTCTTGTTTTCCAGGGCGTGTAATGTGGACGAGAGAAGAGGCCCTCTCAGATGTGGTGACAATGGAAATGGTGGATCTGCCTCTGACAGGAACGCAGGCGGAGCTGGAAGGAGAGTTTGGCAAAAAGGCTGGTAAATTTCAAACCAGAATCCCTATTTTCCTCCGTATTGTCCAGGATCGATAACCGTTGCAGCTTTAGTCCACTTTATTCCTGCTTTGGTAAAACAGATGTCTTTGGGAAAGTCTGCCTGGTTGCTATTTGCTTCACGttctgttgtctttgtcttcttttctaTTGCTTCACTTGGATTCAGCCATTCAAGGTAACACATGCCTCTGCACTTTTCATAACAAAACGTAATTAAGCTTAACGTTAGGATGTCCTGTTGTTGACTGACAGTCCCTTGCCACACGCATGTCATTGTGAGATACACCGGTCCGATCGCATGCCCAAGTTGCGGTTCTCCGTCCACTGAAGGTCTTCAAGCAGCGTCTGTGTTCTCTCTGTACTTTGTGTAGACGGCCTGTTCTCCATGTTGCTGAAGAGGCTCTCTTCTCAGCTCATCTTGCTGCAGGCCTGGATCGCCCACCTTTGGAAAATGTTCTATGACGCGAGGAAGCCTCGCAGTCAAGTCAAGAATGAAGTGACCATTGAGAACCTTTCCAGAGACGAGTTCAACCTGCGGAAGATGATGGTTATGGTTACTGCGTCTGGGAAGGTACGAGACCAAAGCTTCACCTCTCATGGACGTTAATGTCAGGTTTGCTTTCAGGAGAGATGAGCTCTGCTGTACATTTGTGTTTCAACAagtttcttttctatttctttctttctttcatttatttatttcatggtcAGGTGGACTTGATGGTCAATTAATAATTTTATTCCTCTGCTTATTTTTCGCTAAGCTTTTTGGTATCGACAGCAAGACCGGCAGTATTTTATGGAAGCACTACCTGGAGAACATCCCATCGAATGCAGCTTTTAAACTTATGGTGCAACGGACCACTGCTCACTTTCCTCACCCGCCGCAGTGCACACTGCTCATCAAAGACAAGGTATTCCATAACAAGCGCTTTGTGCCTGAAGATACTCCGTGCGGGAGTCAAGTCCATTATCTTCTGCGTCTCTCAAACATAAATAAAGCAAATTCCTTAGCTCTGAAATCAGAAGATCAATTATTAATGGTTGTACCTCACACAGACTGAGAAGTTTCTACCGAGCTCTGCTGCAACGCATAAACAattaaatacatgaaaataCTTTCTCCAGCACTTTcgcttaaaagaaaaacataactGCCGCTctggtgtgtgttttatttccttttcttttttttcttcttttcataaGGACACTGGCCTGGCCTCACTCCATGTATTTAATCCCATCTTTGGAAAGAAGAGTCACGTCAACCCACCTGCTCTGCCTCAGCCGATACTTCAGTCACTCATGCTGCCTGTCATGGACCAGGATTATGCCAAAGTCTTACTCCTTGTTGATGACCAGTACAAGGTCAGTGTCGAACTCAGATGAACGTTATATCTTAACTAATGGTGGACATGTTGTGCATCCGCCACAGCAACACGCAATCTTTAAGCATCTTGTATgcatctgttattttttttccacaggtgTCCGCTTTCCCCTCTACAAAGAACGTACTTCAGCAGCTCCAGGAGATAGCCTCGTCCATATTCTTCTATCTTGTTGACTCCAGCCAGGGACGACTTTCTGGCTACAGGCTACGGACGGTAAGTAAGGCTTCACGACTGGAGCCAGTCCCAGTTCTTACCTTTGTTTGCCATAGGTGACAAGAATTGTTTCCATATCATTGTCGTCTATAATGcggtatgaaaaaaaaatataagtaTATTTTGAATGAGAAATACCGAGTGTATATGGAGTAGACTTGACTGTGAGTCAAATGTATGTGAATATGTCTTATAGCCAGAAGTCTGTTCTCTTGCTCAATGACACTTAGCTCACGGATGCCTGATTGGCAAAAACCATTGACTGTTTTTGTGCGCTCAGGACTTGTCGACTGAGCTGATCTGGGAGATCGTCCTCCCCACCGAGGTACAGAAGATTGTCTCGGTCAAAGGGAAAAGGCCCAATGAGCACGTGCACTCTCAGGGCAGAGTCATGGGAGACCGTAGTGTCCTTTATAAGGTATGATAACTTCCCCAGAAGCTTGTATTGACTTTTTGTAAAGAGTGTTGAGAGAACGTTTGAAAATGTTGTCACGTCTCCTGCTGGTGCTGGATTTGTTTAATTGCCTCCACCTCTCGCTGTACCACGTCATCCAGAAAGACAGAGTTGCTCCTCGTGTTTGATGTGGGCTGAAAACTTTCCAAAGAATTCTGTACATCGTGTCACAGTTTCCCCAGTGACTCACATCCTCTTCAACACTGACTGAGCAAGATGGAACcccgtcttctcctcctcgggctTGTGCTAGAGAGGGTAGTGTGAAAGAAAACTCATCAGCACTGTTATACATTCTAGAGATCACAATACTTATAACATCCCAGAGTGCAAAAGTTTGTGGCACACAAGAGCCTGCTGTCTATTTATGTGTTGTCAGAAATAACTGCCACAATATGCTGTCATCATCTTATCCGTAACCTTTTCGGAAGGTGATATTTTCTGTCAATTTTAACCCAGCCCATCTGTCATTTATTGGGTTCTCTATGTTTCGAATTTAAATTGTTCAAACGTTTTTTCTAAATGTAGACGATCACCATTTCGTATTTTAACATTACAACATATCTTATTACGGGccttttatatttaatgttctCACAGTACCTAAACCCAAATCTACTGGCTGTGGTGACTGAGAGCACAGACTTGCATCAGGAGCGAAGCTTCGTGGGGATGTTCCTGATTGACGGCGTGACCGGTCGCATCATCCACGAGGCTGTTCAGAGGAAGACCAAAGGACCGGTGCATGTTGTGCACTCTGAGAATTGGGTGGTGGTGAGTAATATTTACAGCTAAAGCTGTTCCATTGAAATGACTCTGCTCCGACATTATTATTGAACACAAGGGGAAGCGAAGGTTGAAAGGGAACCGTCGTGATCTTCATGTTTCCAACGTCTCTGTGTGATACTGCAGTACGAGTACTGGAGCACCAAATCGCGTAGGAACGAGTTCTCCGTCATTGAACTGTATGAAGGGATGGAGCTCTACAACAGCACTGTGTTCAGCTCGCTGGATCGGCCGCATGCTCCTCAAGTGCTTCAGCAGTCTTACATTTTCCCTTCATCGATTTCTACCATGGAGGCCACGCTGACGGAGAAAGGCATCACCAGCCGCCATTTGCTCAGTGAGTCTGAGGCAGTGCCTCCAATGAAGAAAATCCCCTTCTTTCCATTACTGTTTGCCCCGTTGTGTTTGATTAAAAGATTTTCATATACAATTTCCCTTCAACAGTTGGCTTGCCATCTGGAGGCATTTTGTCATTACCCAAGATGTTCCTCGACCCTCGGCGGCCAGAGATCGTATCGGAGCAAAGCCGGTGCGTCTTCCAGTCAAATTTGATTTGAAACATTTCGTTCacttttcaaatgtttcatGTGTCTCTAACGCGCTCCCTCGGCCTCCAGGGAAGAGAACCTGATACCGTACGCGCCAGAGCTACTGATCCGAACTGAGTGGTTCATTAATTACAATCAGACTGTATCAAGAGTCCGAGGAATTCACACTGCGCCGTCTGGACTGGAGTCAACCTGCCTGGTGAGTCTGCCATAGAAATATTGAGACAACACATTGTTTTAATACATATGAAACTTAActatgtcatgaaaaaaaacttgttgTCAAACCGCCACAATGTGTCTGAATTTCCACCATTTGTGGTGTTCTTCATTTAACATCAACTAGACCGTAATAATTCCCTTTCCTTACAGGTGGTGGCATATGGTCTCGACATCTACCAAACGCGCGTCTATCCCTCAAAGCAGTTTGACGTACTGAAAGACGACTACGACTATATGCTGATCAGCAGCGTTCTCTTTGCACTTTTCTTCGCCACCATGATTAGCAAACGCCTGGCAGAAGTCAAACTGCTCAACCGGGCCTGGCGGTAAAGCAATGGTCACAATCCCATCTCCCGCAGCACCGCAGGCTGCGTGAAGGACCTCAGCCcaagcagaggagaagaggcgGCTGAGGCGGTGCCTGTAGAAGAACACGGGTCAAATTCAATGATGCCCTTAAGGAACTGCAGAGgtgaggggacgggggggtgggggtgaaagGAGGAATTAGTTGAGGTTTTTATGTCTTTAACTTATTTTGCAAGCACAAGGAATAATTTCAATGTGCCATGTCATTTTGATTAAACGTAACACATAACTAATAACAAATGAAATAGGATTTAACAAATTTTTGGAATTTGTAAATTCCCACACGTGTGAAAATTAGATGGTTAAGCAATGtagttttttccccaaaaaaaaTTGTTTGACATTTCAGCTTCAGTAGACTGATGGAGAAGAATTGCATATTTCAAGATCAATGAAAAAAATTGGTTATGCAACATAGGAGCATATTGGAAATTAAATCCTGCAGAATCCTTGATTCCCAAATGCAATTTGTGTTGATGGTAAATGAACTGTGAGCAGATAATGCAGAATGGACAGTGAgtggttatttgtgttttcctggTGGCTCTCCCACCAAAGGCACAGTCACCATTTTCTTGCCTTGTCTTTATGTACATTCATCCTGCAGCTTATACTTGTGCTAGAAGTTTTTATCCACTGTCTGCCGCTGTTGATGCTCCATTAAAATTTGTTATAGAACTCCCAGTTTaagtgtatttttctgttttcccaACTTTCCAGAGAGCGTTGATGCAATTTTGGTAATTTTGGTGACATCATTGTGATGTGGAAAAAAGACATTGAGCCCTTGTACATAGAATGAAtaagttattttatttctataaatagataaaaaaacaatttaattttgACATTGACATTATAAACAGCTTTTGCTTAGGCCAAATCTGGCACTGACTCTTCATGAGAACTTCGGTTGTAGACAGGGTTCTGCATCACTACAGTGTAAACGTAACATGACTTCCatacccacacatgcacacaaataatCTGGCCCAattggtattttttttcaacataccTTGTTTGAGAcaaaaaataattcatcataAATATCAACATGTGTCCACTGAGCATAAACACTAGTAGTGAGAACGTAAGTTTACTTCATATGTATTAAAAAGACGTCAATCATTTTGAGGCTGGCCGTGGGTTTCAGTCATGTATTCTGTTGGTGAGACCATCGTTTCCCTTAAATAGATTGAACTTGAGCATAGAATATGATGCGTTTTTGCAGGAGGGCTTTAGCTTGCTCAAAAAGCAAGTCGTAAGCACTAAAATACAAACGGAAGCCAAGAGCTTTGTCATGTATTTCTCTCACTGTAGTTCAtaccatgttttgtttttgttgtgctaATATTGGCCACATTGTTAAATATGACGTGTCTTAATTGTGAGAATGGTTCAGcgataaaataaattaaacttaCTTAAAATTTCAAGCAGCATTGTCATTAAAAGATGCACATGGAATGATCAGATTAGTACAAGCCCAGCTTGTACTTACAGTAATGATTTGCGCTCTTGTAAGGAATGTGTTAGTGATGTGAGCAGACTTAAAAGTAAATGAGTGACAAGACTTGtcactgagaaaaaaaccccaattaAAAACCCATATCTAAATATTCTTATCCGTTAGTGAAAATTTTGGAATGTTATAACTGTTTCATGTTGCTACAATACTGACCggtaagatgaaaaaaaaaagataaaacccTCACAGTATCGTGTGACATGAGCAATCATTGAAAACAGCAACCAGTATGACAGTGTGAATGTAGCAGGTAGATGTTTGTCACTGGCTCTGCACGACAGCGCGTCACAACGATGTCAAGTCGACTCTCGCTCGGTGACCCGTGGCGGTTTCTATCTGTTCTGCCAGACGCCGCCGCCGGTTCCCATCCGGGCCGGTTCGCTCAGGAGTCTCTCTCGTCTGTCCGAGTGCGGCGGTCGGCCCGGCGGCAGCAGGATGTAGTGTGTGGCGCTGGCCTTCCTGCCGTCCTTCACGATGGGAACGATGCAGGGCGAAAACTGGGCTGCAGGCGGGACCCGTTCGCTCTGCTGTCTCTGTAATGTCTTGCTCACGTACTTGGGGTTAGCAGCAAAACTCTGCGTGGCGGGCATCACGCCGTTGATGTAAATCGGGAGGCGCTTGGGGCTCGGGGTACGCGGTGGGCACGGCGGGACCAAAGGGACCCTCGGAGGAATTTTGGGAGGCCTGTCCTCTTCGTTGGAGCTGGCGCTTTTTGAGAGAGGCTTTGGCGGGATGGGGATGCGAGGAGGGATTAGCGGCTTTTCAGGGAGGCAGCTGGAGGTGCTGCTGAGGAGCGGCTGCGGATCAGCGCCCGAAAAGGGGACCCGGAGTCTGTGTTGGTCGGGCTGCTTGCTAGACAAAGCGTCGCCGACTGCCGACCCCACGCGCTGGTGGTCTTCACCCCGGGGAGCAAGTGGCCAGAAGCTGCCCCCTCTACTTCCGGCTGGTCTGTCCTGCCTGCTTGGCCACGAGAAAGCCATGGTGCCGGGTCCAGCACCACCCGCCCGCCAAGAGCTCTCCTGGTAGGCGTAGTTCACCTGGCCAGAGTCTCTGTTCTTGTCCCGGCTAATGGCCTTGGGACAGCTTTTGGGCAAAAGGCGCCGCCGGTCGCTGGTGAAAAACTCCACCTCACTGTCGGCGGCCTCATCGGACATGACCTCCTCAGGGTCAGGCAGAGGCGGCAGGGGTTTGGCTTCTCTCGGGTGGCCCCCAAAAAACGTCCGTCTCTGGGAAGAAGGGACCACCTGGTCTCCTTCGTGAGGCCGCAGCATGCCGTCAGACGCCAGGCGGGACGCATCGGAGTAGAAAGGAGGCTGTGAGA
This sequence is a window from Pungitius pungitius chromosome 1, fPunPun2.1, whole genome shotgun sequence. Protein-coding genes within it:
- the LOC119223607 gene encoding ERBB receptor feedback inhibitor 1; this encodes MAGSENNYWTQHDLNREGFGLSVDMDQNLTEPQRQQMAKELNCNIALSQPPFYSDASRLASDGMLRPHEGDQVVPSSQRRTFFGGHPREAKPLPPLPDPEEVMSDEAADSEVEFFTSDRRRLLPKSCPKAISRDKNRDSGQVNYAYQESSWRAGGAGPGTMAFSWPSRQDRPAGSRGGSFWPLAPRGEDHQRVGSAVGDALSSKQPDQHRLRVPFSGADPQPLLSSTSSCLPEKPLIPPRIPIPPKPLSKSASSNEEDRPPKIPPRVPLVPPCPPRTPSPKRLPIYINGVMPATQSFAANPKYVSKTLQRQQSERVPPAAQFSPCIVPIVKDGRKASATHYILLPPGRPPHSDRRERLLSEPARMGTGGGVWQNR
- the emc1 gene encoding ER membrane protein complex subunit 1 codes for the protein MAKLILLCLKFIILCGTVESVFEDQVGKFDWRQQYVGKVRFAHFDTHVQSSKKVLLATEKNVFASLNTRTGELFWRHVDMTGPEGNIDALLLHGQDAVVVVGNGRQLRSWDINVGGLNWEMVLDSGSFQAACLVGQQDIVKHVAVLKKTALSLHYLSNGHQKWIENLPESETVDYQAVYSGGNGEVYALGIVPHSHIAIVAYSLDDGEIIKQTSVEAPWLSDIQASCTVIGRGMLTCVDSPAVSLYTLDLHGQSEMTQIPLQSLGLEVTDGFQPVLVSTQPNPARPPLSEFFLQLGPEHHLLLQLNNDRIVTLRDFKPALLVSFATPGEKTVAAVMSPKNKTACSLNLFSAETGRRLLDTTLIFNMDPFGGKPEKLYVQAFLKKDDSVGYRVMVQTEDHTLTFIQQPGRVMWTREEALSDVVTMEMVDLPLTGTQAELEGEFGKKADGLFSMLLKRLSSQLILLQAWIAHLWKMFYDARKPRSQVKNEVTIENLSRDEFNLRKMMVMVTASGKLFGIDSKTGSILWKHYLENIPSNAAFKLMVQRTTAHFPHPPQCTLLIKDKDTGLASLHVFNPIFGKKSHVNPPALPQPILQSLMLPVMDQDYAKVLLLVDDQYKVSAFPSTKNVLQQLQEIASSIFFYLVDSSQGRLSGYRLRTDLSTELIWEIVLPTEVQKIVSVKGKRPNEHVHSQGRVMGDRSVLYKYLNPNLLAVVTESTDLHQERSFVGMFLIDGVTGRIIHEAVQRKTKGPVHVVHSENWVVYEYWSTKSRRNEFSVIELYEGMELYNSTVFSSLDRPHAPQVLQQSYIFPSSISTMEATLTEKGITSRHLLIGLPSGGILSLPKMFLDPRRPEIVSEQSREENLIPYAPELLIRTEWFINYNQTVSRVRGIHTAPSGLESTCLVVAYGLDIYQTRVYPSKQFDVLKDDYDYMLISSVLFALFFATMISKRLAEVKLLNRAWR